A genomic segment from Aegilops tauschii subsp. strangulata cultivar AL8/78 chromosome 1, Aet v6.0, whole genome shotgun sequence encodes:
- the LOC109759771 gene encoding uncharacterized protein, whose product MRTMKRREETSSSGRWRRPHARTAPAPRSLTSSTSKPPGLPPLAGRLPVAAWSRGRATRDSKQPKGVGTLKFSALPLPPKAMPMLHRVRPRTSRGEDRLSMLHDDLILLIVSRLDTRTVLSMAVLARRWVRIPRELSVLDFRVSDILPPEYERTVALRRRNLTRDATLAGTLDGLKARCEIDTIRSFTNGITSFLEAEGGHDRRVKTLRLEFFRTYNSICVDRLINVAVGAWGVEDLEVVVRQSSGYDQTRTYSFPHNCLNLRSCLRSLTLGKYCALPPLHSYNTLTKLILRDMSASTPVAMYERVFKDCTGLQVLHLMFCCCAHTTLVVDASCSHIRELVLEECSFFVIELRDLPMLVRLACCLTDTSKILFGSVPSLMDTNLSFSLEDDSKVAARWIDEFDSFLGMSPTMTNLVIRFIGRRTWIRPSHLERKLPHLKKLLVADMPSNWDISWTRGLLMASTFLEVLHIHVPHSETEPDCLRGMNWSKSRNELRHHHLKELVVIGFTQRNIWLLKYVVRVCTSLQRIVLLKDGHVRYIGLWDWRMVGQQTCPWSDDEKIVVRRMMKKFGLRPLPELILG is encoded by the exons GCTCCAGCGGTCGTTGGCGCCGCCCGCACGCCCGCACCGCGCCGGCCCCTCGCAGCCTCACCTCCTCCACCTCCAAACCCCCCGGCCTGCCTCCCCTCGCCGGCAGGTTGCCCGTCGCAGCTTGGTCCCGCGGCCGCGCCACCAGAGACAGCAAGCAGCCTAAAGGAGTTG GAACTCTGAAATTTTCTGCTCTGCCATTGCCACCGAAAGCCATGCCGATGTTGCATCGAGTGCGGCCTCGCACGTCTCGCGGCGAGGACCGCCTTAGCATGCTCCATGACGATCTGATCCTCCTCATAGTAAGCAGGCTGGACACCCGAACAGTGCTCTCCATGGCCGTCCTCGCCAGGCGATGGGTTCGCATCCCCCGCGAGCTGTCGGTGCTCGACTTCAGGGTGAGCGACATACTCCCGCCGGAGTATGAACGGACCGTCGCCCTTCGCCGGCGCAACTTGACGCGTGACGCCACTTTGGCCGGGACACTCGACGGTCTCAAGGCGCGATGCGAGATCGACACAATCAGGTCATTCACCAACGGAATCACGAGCTTCTTGGAAGCAGAAGGTGGCCATGACCGGCGCGTGAAGACCCTCCGTCTTGAGTTTTTCCGGACATACAATAGCATTTGTGTGGACCGCCTGATCAATGTTGCGGTCGGCGCATGGGGGGTGGAAGATCTGGAGGTTGTCGTCAGGCAATCGTCCGGCTATGATCAGACGCGGACATACAGCTTCCCCCACAACTGCCTCAACCTCCGGTCTTGCCTGCGCAGCTTGACGTTGGGCAAGTATTGTGCACTGCCACCGCTGCATAGCTACAACACGCTCACCAAGCTCATCCTGCGTGACATGTCAGCTTCCACGCCCGTTGCCATGTATGAGAGGGTGTTCAAAGACTGCACCGGGCTGCAAGTGCTTCACCTCATGTTCTGCTGCTGTGCACATACCACTCTAGTGGTGGACGCGTCGTGTTCACATATCAGGGAACTCGTCCTTGAAGAGTGCTCGTTCTTTGTGATCGAGCTGCGCGACCTCCCAATGCTTGTCCGCCTGGCGTGCTGCCTAACCGACACTTCAAAGATTCTATTTGGCTCAGTTCCAAGCCTCATGGACACTAACCTCTCATTCTCTCTAGAGGATGATAGTAAAGTGGCGGCACGGTGGATAGATGAGTTCGACTCGTTCCTCGGTATGTCCCCCACCATGACGAACCTTGTCATCCGATTTATTGGGCGGAGAACATGGATTCGGCCCAGTCATCTGGAGAGGAAGTTGCCGCACCTGAAAAAGCTCCTTGTCGCTGACATGCCTTCAAATTGGGATATCTCATGGACACGtggcctcctcatggcctcgacATTTCTCGAGGTCTTGCACATCCACGTGCCCCACTCAGAAACGGAGCCAGATTGCCTGCGCGGGATGAATTGGTCGAAATCCCGCAATGAGCTTCGGCACCATCACCTCAAGGAGCTGGTCGTGATTGGATTCACGCAGCGTAACATATGGCTTTTGAAGTATGTTGTGAGGGTGTGCACATCGTTGCAACGCATTGTTTTGCTGAAGGATGGCCATGTTCGGTACATCGGACTCTGGGATTGGCGGATGGTCGGGCAGCAAACATGTCCATGGAGCGATGATGAGAAAATAGTGGTGAGAAGAATGATGAAAAAATTTGGGCTCAGGCCTCTTCCTGAACTGATCTTGGGTTAA